In Fusarium fujikuroi IMI 58289 draft genome, chromosome FFUJ_chr02, the genomic stretch ATTTATCTTCGCCTCTCCCGTTTGTCTTTTTTCACCCTGTTCTCCCTTTGTACATCGATACAAGACAAGAGGGCTCTCTTGCTCGATATGTTCGCAGGAGTTGTAAGCCCAACGCCCAGCTTGATACATATCTTTCCGAAGAAAACGAATACCATTTCTGGATCGTTAGCGACAGGTATATCTCCGCCAATGAACAAATCACTTTGCCCTGGGATTTCCGATTGGAAAAGAGTGTGGATGcacgatggcttcatcttcttggcctaAGTGACGATGACTCGACCAACAATACGGAAACTCCGGTAGATGGGACAGAATACATGGCAATATCGAATTGGATAGATCGAATTCTTTCCGAGTACGGCGGGTGCGCTTGCGATCTGGATAACAACTGTGCGTTCGCACGATTTCACCGTCAGTATCTCTTCGGCAAACCCCAAGGACGTGCGCCAGCAAAAAAGAAATCAAGAAAGCCGAAAACACAAGCCATTTCCCCAACAAACACGGGGCAGACTGTCACCAGTCGAGCCACGAGTGAAGgccatgttgacgatgctggGGATAATGATAACAGATCCCAATCTGGGTCTATGCGAAGCAAGCCACCAAGTCGTGACCTTACACCTCTTCGCCAAGGATCTTTCGACCAATTAGGCATACTGACTGAGCCAACGGATCGAGACAAGCGGAAGGTTGCTATGGTTGAGGATTCGTTCCGTCGCATGGAGCAGCAACAACCCTCACGGAAGAAAAAGCGAGTATCAGATGGTACTGGTTCAACATCCTCTAAGTCGAAACATCGCAATGGCTCAGTTGCGTCTCATGGCAACTACGTGGATGCTGGGACTTGCAGGAGCCACTCAGGATCCCCTGCTAGCTCCTCTCCTCATATTCAACAAAGGCCGTCAATCTCGAATCAAGACTCCACGGCGACCCCATCACGCCAATTATCAGCTTCTCCCAGAGGAGTATACTGTGATGCAGCGGTACAAACGGACCCTGTCGAAGGCGCCTGGTTTAGTGGGCCACATCAATCACCTCGTCCCAAGAAGCGGATCATTTCGCTCTCGAAGCGACTCCTAAACAGCCGCCATAGAGTCCGAGCTGAAGGAGAGGATCTGCGCAGGCGATCATCTGTCAGCCAACTATCTAATGGCACCATCATGGAAGTTGACTCGCCTCTGGAGCACGAGGTAGTCATCAAGCGATCGGATTCAGAATTACCACCTTTGTTTTCCGCATTAGGGGACACACATATGGCAGATACctcttcaccaacaacaacccctGTACTAGGATCGGCTTCGAGTGACACATCGATCAAGACAAAGACTCCCGACCTACGCGTGCAGCTACCTCCTGTGCCAGCGTTCGATAGTGCAGGACTGGGGATTCACAAcgcaacaacaccaaagtcTGGTGGCGTGGGTCACTCCCCCCTTGCAGGTCCATTGCCAAGTCCATTCGCTCCGCCGGCTGTAAACGGCATTGGTACCCACCCTAGTCCTGTTAAGAAAAAGCTGAGCCTCAGTGACTACACTAAAAGCCGGATGAACAAGGCTGCCGGGAGAACAGCTGGAGGCCACGCCGTTCTTAAGCCTTCTATCTCAAGCCCTGAGGACACCAAGGTTGATATCATGGTCGATCCCCCGTCGATTGAGAAGCCGGCGGAGACTTTGATCATGGCTCCTGTAGCCGCTGCCAATGCGTCTTCATAAAGGATGAAGTACCTGTACGTTTAATGTGTCAACCGTTCAAGAttttctttgttgtttcGTTTGGAATTGGGGATGACGGGATCAAAAGCCTGGAGttctttcctttatataCACTGGCTGGTACGACAGATGATTACCCCTTTGATTTGGCGTTTAAGGAGGTTGTGGGATTACTGATGCTGGGATTGAAGGGTTCTGTCAATCGAACCCTGGCATCTAAATATGGGAACGGCGCACCAGGTTTGGTGCCTACGGGTCATGAGACTTCTCCTGAGGGAGAAAAAGCAGAGATGTTAAGTGGTCCTTGTTCGGGATATTTTTTGATTGATGTCCAGTTGAAGAGGGTTGGCCATGAACCAAAACAAGTGAAGAGTAGGATGGAGTAAATCTCTGACGGAAAGATGCTGAAGGAATCGTTGTATGTAATTATAGGCGTCAATCCTACTTGCACGTACTCACCACAGTCATGTTGCATTGCCCGTAACGATGGAAAATACAGCCCTTTAAAGACTCAAGGGCTATCTTGAACCGCAATCTCTTGTGACATGGTGAGCCAAAGGACAAAGTTGATGTTAATAGTAGGCAACACTCATTCCGTGACATCGTGGTTATTATTCTAAATCATTAACTTTCCAACCAGTGGAATGATAATCTATCGGGGCAGGTGATACGGTTGTGGCTCCGAGAAAGGCGCAGCCCCTTTTCTTTCTGTGTTAATATTGCGCAGCAGTCCCCCAGTTATCTTCCTTAAAGACCAACAATGCGAGACGATGCCTCACGAACAGTCCAAAGAACCCAGCAACAAGCTGGAGCATAGTAATCTCCAAGGCCAATCGATCTTCACGGAGTGGTCCCCGCCAGACAAGccagaggttgaggatggtaAAGTTGCTTGTCTCGACAAATTGACCCTTTTCATCGGTTGTTACCTTTACCAGGCGTAGCTTGTTGAGAAAGTGTAGGCCCTGGGCGACCAAGGGATGGGGTTGACGCTCGGGTGACCAGGGAGTCACAGACGGCTCCATGAGGCCAGACCGGGCGTTGAAGTGAGGAAGTCGGTGGCGTGGGCAGGGAATCAGACCGAAGACCTGGGGGCATGAGTAGAGGAAGTTGAATATTTGAGGGACAAGGAGGAGTCCGAGAGTCTTTGAAAAGTGGCCAAGGATACCGACAACAGCAAAAACCATACCCGAGAAATAGCAGTAGGTATCGCCGACAAACACCTTAGCAGGATACCAGTTGTGGAGGAGTAAGGCGAACGAGACGCCTATCCACGGGAGGAGGAAGTAGAGTGAGAACAAGTGCGAGTCGGTAGCAGGGTGAGGGTATGGCGTAAAGAGGTACAGGCAATcgttgaagacgaggagagAAGCGATGACGATGCATTGCGAGACTTCAATGCCGTTTATGCCTGCCAGCATGTTGATGCTCTGAGGGCAGAACATGGCAACGCACGCCATGTAAACGTAGTAGAGAAACCCGAGATCAACGAGCTCGCCGAGATacggctgaagctgaagaggtAGGACAATAGAAGTGACGTCAAAGTCGACAAAGTAAACGACAAGAAGAGGGATCGAAGCCAGGCCGGGAATCCACCATTTGTGTCGCCAGCGAATATCGAAGAGATCATCACCAATACCGAGAAGTGCAATTGTCTGAAGAGAGATGATGGCACCCAGGAATGACGCGAGCTAGCGACAAGGTCAGTAAAACACCAGACATGCATGGCACGCATCTTTGGGTACATCTGCGCACCTTGTTGTGTGGAAAGCGATGTAGAAAACGGCCCTGGTTGACGTGCTGAAGCTCAACGACGACATCGCGGTTCCCACCGCCACTAGTCGCCGCAACAATGTCCTTGTAGAACGGGAATGGGATGAAGACAATGACGCTGAGGAGGTAGACCGCAGCGCACACGGCGCCCATGCACTCGGGGATCTCGGCGCGGTTCACCTTGCTCATGTCGCGGCCTTGGAAGCCAGCACGCATGAAGGTAGGGCCTAGCCAGCGGATCATGGCGAAGCAGAGCGCAAAGGCGAGAACCGACAGGGCCAGAGATGCCATGAGGGGCTCGCCATCACCATGGA encodes the following:
- a CDS encoding related to SET3 complex is translated as MTDRPAPLSTHSATPSQIAPLSLSGATPNDEVAQLIEGAEEEPYTIKCICTFSVDDGNTIYCESCDSWQHIDCFYPDNREEAVREDFAHSCAECKPRPLDRQKAYDRTLRLINGATDEPADKRTKRPPSKSHKKRSRPAELPINGHASPQENGKHGHSGDHHPPPKKAKHRSSHSVSSQAPKRSPSYGNGRTNHAHPPSPATTPPDLPDDFQIHHYSEKFYDLYNARDVPESRNNAFASLAIPTALSRWLREPNTMRSEVGRRHSEVFQKAPSNLEANKPKLEVSDATRTLDDGKALRWRFLKSSTPIEKDVPLVELNGEIGFQKDYCAEPVNLWADLSSPLPFVFFHPVLPLYIDTRQEGSLARYVRRSCKPNAQLDTYLSEENEYHFWIVSDRYISANEQITLPWDFRLEKSVDARWLHLLGLSDDDSTNNTETPVDGTEYMAISNWIDRILSEYGGCACDLDNNCAFARFHRQYLFGKPQGRAPAKKKSRKPKTQAISPTNTGQTVTSRATSEGHVDDAGDNDNRSQSGSMRSKPPSRDLTPLRQGSFDQLGILTEPTDRDKRKVAMVEDSFRRMEQQQPSRKKKRVSDGTGSTSSKSKHRNGSVASHGNYVDAGTCRSHSGSPASSSPHIQQRPSISNQDSTATPSRQLSASPRGVYCDAAVQTDPVEGAWFSGPHQSPRPKKRIISLSKRLLNSRHRVRAEGEDLRRRSSVSQLSNGTIMEVDSPLEHEVVIKRSDSELPPLFSALGDTHMADTSSPTTTPVLGSASSDTSIKTKTPDLRVQLPPVPAFDSAGLGIHNATTPKSGGVGHSPLAGPLPSPFAPPAVNGIGTHPSPVKKKLSLSDYTKSRMNKAAGRTAGGHAVLKPSISSPEDTKVDIMVDPPSIEKPAETLIMAPVAAANASS
- a CDS encoding probable UDP-N-acetylglucosamine:dolichyl phosphate N-acetylglucosamine-1-phosphate transferase, with amino-acid sequence MTTTMMTSLSRSETLTLSTVSAAAFAVLANTLHGDGEPLMASLALSVLAFALCFAMIRWLGPTFMRAGFQGRDMSKVNRAEIPECMGAVCAAVYLLSVIVFIPFPFYKDIVAATSGGGNRDVVVELQHVNQGRFLHRFPHNKLASFLGAIISLQTIALLGIGDDLFDIRWRHKWWIPGLASIPLLVVYFVDFDVTSIVLPLQLQPYLGELVDLGFLYYVYMACVAMFCPQSINMLAGINGIEVSQCIVIASLLVFNDCLYLFTPYPHPATDSHLFSLYFLLPWIGVSFALLLHNWYPAKVFVGDTYCYFSGMVFAVVGILGHFSKTLGLLLVPQIFNFLYSCPQVFGLIPCPRHRLPHFNARSGLMEPSVTPWSPERQPHPLVAQGLHFLNKLRLVKVTTDEKGQFVETSNFTILNLWLVWRGPLREDRLALEITMLQLVAGFFGLFVRHRLALLVFKEDNWGTAAQY